In Brevibacillus brevis NBRC 100599, a single genomic region encodes these proteins:
- a CDS encoding ABC transporter permease, translating to MSQNQFFPKLPLDSWVETIVDGLEKNLGFLFDFISAGIGGTVDLFSWILTGIPFWALIILFTLLAYRAGKVAIALFTFIGLLLIQNLGYWEHSMETLALVLTAGLISVIIGIPVGIWCAKNDSVQKVVTPLLDFMQTMPAFVYLIPAIFFFGLGKVPGVIASVIFAMPPTIRLTNLGIRQVPADLIEASEAFGSTYWQKLTKVQLPIAKTTMMAGINQSIMLALSMVVIASMIGAKGLGADVYRAVTQIKIGEGFEAGLAIVILAILLDRLTQSVGKRKNA from the coding sequence ATGAGTCAAAATCAATTTTTTCCGAAGCTGCCGCTCGACAGTTGGGTAGAAACGATTGTAGATGGACTGGAAAAGAATTTGGGCTTCTTGTTCGACTTCATATCAGCTGGAATCGGTGGAACCGTTGACCTGTTTTCGTGGATTCTAACAGGAATCCCGTTTTGGGCCCTGATCATTTTGTTTACGCTGCTGGCGTATCGTGCTGGCAAAGTGGCAATTGCTCTTTTTACCTTCATTGGACTTCTTCTGATTCAGAATTTGGGTTATTGGGAGCACTCAATGGAAACACTTGCGCTGGTATTGACGGCAGGGCTGATCTCAGTGATTATCGGGATTCCCGTCGGTATCTGGTGCGCGAAGAATGATTCCGTGCAAAAGGTCGTCACACCGCTGCTTGATTTTATGCAGACGATGCCGGCGTTTGTGTACTTGATTCCTGCTATCTTTTTCTTTGGACTCGGTAAAGTACCAGGGGTTATCGCTTCTGTCATTTTTGCGATGCCACCGACGATTCGTCTGACCAACCTCGGAATTCGTCAAGTTCCTGCCGATCTGATCGAGGCTTCTGAAGCGTTCGGTTCTACCTACTGGCAAAAGCTGACGAAGGTACAGCTGCCGATTGCCAAGACGACAATGATGGCCGGGATTAACCAGAGCATTATGCTCGCGCTGTCCATGGTCGTGATTGCCTCCATGATTGGAGCGAAAGGCTTGGGAGCGGACGTGTATCGTGCCGTAACACAGATCAAGATCGGTGAAGG